The nucleotide sequence GTGGACACTGGCGACACTTCCCGCAGAAGACACTGAAGTCTATGCCATGCTGTGCCGTGCGGAATCGATCGGCGTGTTTCAGGTCGAGTCACGAGCTCAGATGAGCATGCTCCCTCGATTGAAACCGAATTGCTTTTATGACCTGGTTGTGGAAGTGGCGATTGTTCGCCCCGGCCCGATTCAGGGGAATATGGTCCACCCGTATCTTCGCCGTCGCAGCAAAGAAGAGCCGGTCACCTATCCCAGTGAAGCCGTGAAAAAAGTTCTCCTGAAGACGAATGGCGTTCCCATTTTTCAGGAGCAGGCCATGCAACTGGCGGTCGTCGCAGCAGGGTTTACTCCCGGTGAAGCCGACCAGTTGAGGCGTGCGATGGGAGCCTGGCGACGAACCGGAGTCATGGAAAAATTTCGAGCCAAACTGCTGGACGGGATGAGGGTCCGGGGTTACGAAGAAGACTTCGCCTTGCGCCTGTATGAACAGATCCAGGGGTTTGGAGAGTATGGGTTTCCCGAGTCCCATGCCGCGAGTTTCGCACTCCTGGTGTATGCGTCCGCATGGCTGAAATGCCACGAGCCCGCCTTCTTCACAGCGGCGCTGCTGAACAGTCAACCGCTCGGCTTTTATGCCCCATCGCAACTGGTAGGCGAGGCCCGACGCCAGGGGGTGGAGGTGCGCGGGGTTTGCGTGAACCAAAGCAACTGGGACTGCACGCTGGAACCGGTCTCCCCACCGACGCACCACGCGGCCCAGCATTCCTTTGCCCTGCGACTTGGGTTTCGCATGATCCACGGGATCAGGCGTGACACCGGCGCCCGAATTGAATCTGTCCGCAAAGTCTCCTTGTTCCAGTCGCAAGAAGAATTTTCATCGCGGACCGGACTGGGACGGGCTGAACTGGCGCTGCTGGCCAAGGCAGACGCTTTTCATTCCTTCCAGGCAAGACGGAGAGAGGCGGTTTGGCAGTCGATGCTCCCCCGTGAAAGGTCTCCGCTGTTTGACCGGGTTCCGGATGCCGAAGAGAAACCGGCTCTTCCCGTGATGACCCCGGTACAGGAAGTTGTTGCTGACTATCAGACCGCGGGACTGTCACTGCGCGGACACCCCTTGAAGTTCCTGCGCACAGAGCTCGATAAAAAGAATATCGTGCGTGCCCGTGATCTGCTGGTCCTGGAATCGGACCGCAAATACCGTGTCGCCGGCTTGGTCCTGCTGCGACAACGCCCCAGTACGGCCAAAGGGATCACGTTCATGACAATCGAGGACGAAACGGGAACGACGAATCTGGTCGTTCACGTCAACATCTGGGAAAAGTTTCGATTGATCGCCCGCGGCGCCTCGGCCATCCTGGCCCGCGGGATCCTGCAACGCCAGGAGGCGATCGTGCACCTGGTCGTTGATCACTTAACCGACCTGTCAGAAGAAGTCGGTCGCTACCAGGACGCCTCCCGCGATTTCCGATGACCGTCGAACCCGTTCGAATCCGTCGTCGTTCACGTCCTCTCCAATCACCGCAGTGCGACCACAGTTCTGGTGTGAGATAGATCTATCGCAAGCGGGATGTTTTTCCCGAGATGGGCACCATGTCGCACAAGGACCGAGGCGTCTTTCGACTCTTTCTGCCCACACTTCTGTCGGGCCACATCATGCTCGTAGTTTGCTCAATCCTGATAACGTGCATTGGGTCACCCCAAGTCTCACAGAAAACTCAAGCTTTCTGCAGAGACAGTCCCGCTGTTTTCACACGCCACTAACGGCAGTCCTCTGATGACTGAAACGTAGTACCGCATTCTCACATGAATACGTAGCTCGGTCAGAACGCAGGCCCCGAATTTGAGCCAATAAGTTTGGAAATCGAGCTGAGATGATGGTGCGAAGAGAAACGAGGCCCACGGCTTCTGTTTCGCTCACGTGTTTTCCAATCGCCTTGGCCTTCTCGCACAGCCTGCGCCAGTTTCGAAGCCGTCAATTGAAACAGCGGATTAGGTTTGACGTCCGGCACGTCCCGTACGTTCTCTCGCAGAACGGTCCAAAGTCGGGCCAAATCTGTGACTTCGCTAATATCGAGCACAGCATGTTTTCCAGTTGGATCCAACCGCAGAATCGCAAAGGTGGCCTGGTCCCGATCGGTGTCCATCGTCCCCGTCCTGTGTGGGGTTCTGCAAATCTTGGCCCAAGCATTGAGATAATCAGGGTCGAGACGAACCGCTTCTTCGAATGATCTTAATGCCTCTTCATATTTCATTTCGGATTCACGCAGATAACCGAGAAGATAATGAAGTCGCGGATGTTCGGGCTTCTCTGCCACAAGCCGTGAAAAAACGTCATTGGCAATTTTGACCGCCAAGGGTCCTTTGAAAACTCCTTCGCAGCCAAAGCAGTGGCTTTCTACACGACCGAAACTGTCGGGCATCAGTTCGAAGGCACGCTGATAATGTCTGGCCGCCCCTTCCATGTCTCCACTATCCGCCAACTGAACCGCGAGCCGCGACTGAATACAGTAGGCGTCTGCGAACAGCAGCAGGCTGGCCCGGTACATCCTGATTCCGCGGGACAACATTCCCTGGACATAGTGCTGATCAGCCAGCTCTGCCATACGAATCGCTTTGACGGCCCCCTGATAGACTTTTGCCGTCTCTGAATTTCCCTGCTTCAGGATCTCCGCAAGGACGGCATAGACTCGCATGCGGTCCCCGCCCCCCTGCTCTCCGTCAGACGGATCAATCGCGATTGCCTGTCTGGCGAACTGCTCCGCTTTCACAAGATCTCCCCGATCCAGATAGTATCTGGCCAGCCAGATGAGGGGCCGCTCTTCAAACGCATCCTGAGCAAACACCCCCTCCGCGAACGGAACGAATTCATCCCCCGCCAATTCCAGCGCCAATTGCCAGCCCGGATCGTATCCTGGCCACTTCTCAGTGATTACCTTCGCGATTGCCAGTGCTTCCTCGTGTCTCCCCATTGCTGCAAGAGACTTGGCGGCGATTAAGGGGAGAGGAGCACGAGAGCGTTGCCCATGGCCGCTTTCGGGGGCTTGACTGTTCTCGAGCATCGTTCCAATGTCAGGATCTTTCCACCAGGGTGCTTCTTCGAGTAGCGTCAAAACGTCTTCTACACGTTCCCCGGCGTGGTACACGCGCGCGAGCTGATGAAGAGGCGAACGTTCATCCGCATCATAATGGAAAGCGAATCCATCCTTCTGACGAAGCCGCGAAACCAGTTCCTTGATGCAAAGTCGTTCGGCACGGGCCAGTTGCTTCACTTCAATAAGCAGCTCAACAAACTCAGCCAGGTAGTACGATGAAGGCTCTTCATTAAGCAGTTTCTCGGCAATATCCGTCCCCCGAGTGATCCATTCGTCCCGATCGAGCAAGCGGCCAATTTCCGCCACTTTTAAGGCCAATTCAATATCCGATGCTCCACGATTGTCGTCGTTGCCTGCCTGTCCGTCTGGCAAAATCTGGAATGCGAAAGCGACCGCCTCGTCAATCCGGTCGGCTGAAAGAAGCGCATCAACACGGATGATCTCCAACTGGCGCCGTGCCATCAGCGACAGCTCATCGTTGGCGATGGCCTCGTCAACCACCGGGAGCGCATCCTGACTTCGTCCGTTCTGAGCGGACAATTCGATGTAGAATTCCCATAAGGGCAGTTCGGGGTTGGCTTTCAAAGCGTCGTTGAGAAACGTATAGAATTTTTCCGCATGCCCGAGACCCTCCAATTCCGGCAGAATCGAGCGAATCTCGTTGATTGAAATCTGAACACCACCTCGCATTTCCAGCGGAGGCTCCTTCAGGAATTTGACGACATCTTGTTGCCGGTCACGGACGATCAAACCGATGAGATAGTATGCCACTGGCAAGTGGTGATCTTCGCGATGGAACCACTCCCGCTGGGGTTGAGGAATTGTGCTGAACCGCTGAAAGAGATCGACAGCATCGATTGAATGACATAAGTCCCAGTATGGCTGTGATAACTCGTTGAGATGTTCGATCGCGAGTTCTCTTGCCAGGACCAGAGTTTCGTTGTCCTGCTTTTCCGAACGACGTAGCACGCCAAAGTTGAGTAGGCCCCCTTTCCGCTGAAATGCCCTTGTCAGTAAGATGGTTGCCTCTTCATGTCCGACGAGATGAACAAGATCAGGAATAACCAGTTCATCGAACTCCCCCGATGGCGCAATCTCAAGTTTCGAACGGAACACTTCCAGAGCTGACTTCGGTTCCAGTTCACCCTGCAATTCCTGCAAGTGGACGAACGCGAACTCTCGAAAGTAGTCATCCGCATCCTTGGACTGGAACATGTTCGTAATCGCGGTAAAGAGCCCTCCTCTACCTTTTCCTCCCTTCGCAGGATCAACAAGCTTGAGCCCTCGCTCGAGGTCCTCCTTTAACTGGTCCATCCGGCCGAGCAAGCGGTGCCCGAGCATTCGTAACGCAATCGCATTGATCTGTTCTCGTTCGCTCCCCTGAATCGGACGAGTATCGATCATTTGCACCAGGTCAGGCCAGGCCGCAGGGGGTGGCAAGGCGTCAATGAGCTTTCCCACCTCGATATCCTCATGGACTGATGATGACAGGTTTGATGTCGCTTTCCACAAATCGTAAACCTCAATCCACGCCGCTGCAGCATCGGGCGGTGTCAACAGGTCCAATCGGGCCGGAAGTTCCTGAATTTTCTTGGCGACGATCGCGATTTCGTCGCTGTCGTCCGACACCTCAGAAAGCTCTTGTACGGCTTCCAGCACCCGCTTGGCCCCCACAAGTTCCTCCGCGAAACTGATCGGCAACTGGAAATCCAAAACCCGCGACAAGATCAGAATCATCGCCATAACGAGAGAATAACGTCGGCTGCGTGACATAAGCTTTCCTGGGTCGAAGTTCGCATAAAGGATAAGCGTGATAAAGATGATTCTGGCATAACGTCTTCGTGATCGCCAAGCGAAGACGGCGATTTTCTTAGATTGCTTCACTCACAGCCATTCCCGGAGTGATGCTGTCTTGAGCCTGATTGTGAGGCGATTTCGGCAGTGGCGCAGATGCAGATGGTAGAATGGGGCAAAGAGGTGTAATACATCGGCATTATCGCCACGAACGGCGATGTATTCTTTGTGCTAATGCCGCGTGGGGTTACCTCAATTTCGTTATTGCAAGGGCGTGTTGCGCACGTTGCCCTGAACCCTCCCCATCCTTGGGGCGGCCGCATGATCTTCCCTGGTGTGATGCGTGGACGGTTGTGGGTTACGAGCTATTGACCGGGGCGGGGAAGTCTTCGAAGCCTCGAATGATTCTTCGGTAGAGCTGCTCCATGTCTTCAAAGGGAGCGGTAAAGAAGAGGGCTCGCAGTCGTTCCCATAAAGCCCGCTTGCTTTTCATCGCTGCAGAGGCGGCACGGAACAGCGGACAAGCCAGTTGCGATGTCTGATCCACCAGAAACGCCAGCATCATCAACATCATCAGGACGGTGGACAGATGCTTGAATCCATGCCCGTAGTTGTGCTCAAAATGGTAGTCCTGATTCTTGAGTGTGTTGAACGTTTCGTTCTCAATCCGCCACCGGGCGCGACCTCCTCGCTCGATCAGTGGGAGCATCATTTCCCTGGGTTCGACGGGCAGGTCCGTCACCCAACTGAATGTGGTCGATTTCTTCCCCTTTTCGACGGTGCACGAGACAAAATTGACCATCAGGTCCGGGTGGGCCGCGTTCAGCGGGAGTTGCGCCACGGCGGTGTAACTCTTTCGCTCACTCTTGTCGGGGTCATCCGTTTGCCACGTGATCGCAGTCCCGTCATCAATGGCTTGTGTTGCTCGCTCAAACAAAAACGCGTGGTCCCCCGGCTTGGCCCCCAGAATAAAATGCATGTCATGAGCACGCAGGTCCTGAATGTGCGGTCCATTCGAGGCCAACCCATCTTCTGTGACGATGAATCCCAGGTGCGGATGGTCTTTTCGAACGTGACTCAAGAGACGTCGCGAAGCGTTCCGTTCACAGTCATTCTTCTCCGTGCCATCCTGGCGAATGATCGGTTCCGGGCACAGCGGGATCACTTCACGAATGTCGGGATGGACGATCACCGCTGCCACGGCCGCATGCGAATAGGTGATCCGGCCCGACTGCGAGTGCTTCTCCAGGCACGATGTGCAATGGACCTTGTCGGACGAGAAATAGCCTGTCCCATCGCACGCGAGCAGATAGCAATTCTTCCAATAGGCAAACCGTTCCAGAATCTTACCCCGTTGCACGCAGCGAAACACATCCGCGAACGCAGGGCGAATTTCCTCGGGGGCGACGCCATCCAGAATTTCCCGCATCCGGGTGTCACTCGGAGTACGTCCAATGTGATAGAACCGCCTGATGTTGGGGTTCTTACGTTCTTCTTCAAACGCCAGCAAGGACGGGCATTTCAGGGAGAACATCGCGAACGCCGACATCAACGCATCCGACAGAGGAATCTCGACGAGCCCCCGTCGTGGATCCTTCACGAAAGAGAATCTCTCTTGAACCACACGGATCAGCCCGTTTGTCGACAAATGCTTCCGCGCCTTAATGCCTTCTCGCGATTCCATTCATCACCCCGCAGTTCCTAACAGCGGAAATCAGAGTATCAAGACCACGAAAATCCTACCCGATGTTTACGAAAGGGGTGGCCAATATCGCTCGATTTTCAGCCTTTTTCTGACATCCGGGAATTGCTGCTTCACTCATAACAAATTGCATACTTGTATCAGCGCGGTTCACAAGTCAAAGATAAGCTTATCGAGCAGCAGGACGAAGATCGTATTACGGTGTCATGGCAGATATTGCAGATGGGGTGAATCGGTGCCGAATTCTCGCCCGCCAACACCGAGTTCACCCATCTGATGCTGGTTCGCAAAACGGAATCTCTGATGTCGCTCCCACTTCTCCGGCGGCTTGCCGAAGGCCGCACTGACCTGGTCTTTGAACTGATTGGCTCAGGCATGTCCGCGACCAGTACG is from Schlesneria sp. DSM 10557 and encodes:
- a CDS encoding tetratricopeptide repeat protein; amino-acid sequence: MSRSRRYSLVMAMILILSRVLDFQLPISFAEELVGAKRVLEAVQELSEVSDDSDEIAIVAKKIQELPARLDLLTPPDAAAAWIEVYDLWKATSNLSSSVHEDIEVGKLIDALPPPAAWPDLVQMIDTRPIQGSEREQINAIALRMLGHRLLGRMDQLKEDLERGLKLVDPAKGGKGRGGLFTAITNMFQSKDADDYFREFAFVHLQELQGELEPKSALEVFRSKLEIAPSGEFDELVIPDLVHLVGHEEATILLTRAFQRKGGLLNFGVLRRSEKQDNETLVLARELAIEHLNELSQPYWDLCHSIDAVDLFQRFSTIPQPQREWFHREDHHLPVAYYLIGLIVRDRQQDVVKFLKEPPLEMRGGVQISINEIRSILPELEGLGHAEKFYTFLNDALKANPELPLWEFYIELSAQNGRSQDALPVVDEAIANDELSLMARRQLEIIRVDALLSADRIDEAVAFAFQILPDGQAGNDDNRGASDIELALKVAEIGRLLDRDEWITRGTDIAEKLLNEEPSSYYLAEFVELLIEVKQLARAERLCIKELVSRLRQKDGFAFHYDADERSPLHQLARVYHAGERVEDVLTLLEEAPWWKDPDIGTMLENSQAPESGHGQRSRAPLPLIAAKSLAAMGRHEEALAIAKVITEKWPGYDPGWQLALELAGDEFVPFAEGVFAQDAFEERPLIWLARYYLDRGDLVKAEQFARQAIAIDPSDGEQGGGDRMRVYAVLAEILKQGNSETAKVYQGAVKAIRMAELADQHYVQGMLSRGIRMYRASLLLFADAYCIQSRLAVQLADSGDMEGAARHYQRAFELMPDSFGRVESHCFGCEGVFKGPLAVKIANDVFSRLVAEKPEHPRLHYLLGYLRESEMKYEEALRSFEEAVRLDPDYLNAWAKICRTPHRTGTMDTDRDQATFAILRLDPTGKHAVLDISEVTDLARLWTVLRENVRDVPDVKPNPLFQLTASKLAQAVREGQGDWKTRERNRSRGPRFSSHHHLSSISKLIGSNSGPAF
- a CDS encoding transposase; translation: MESREGIKARKHLSTNGLIRVVQERFSFVKDPRRGLVEIPLSDALMSAFAMFSLKCPSLLAFEEERKNPNIRRFYHIGRTPSDTRMREILDGVAPEEIRPAFADVFRCVQRGKILERFAYWKNCYLLACDGTGYFSSDKVHCTSCLEKHSQSGRITYSHAAVAAVIVHPDIREVIPLCPEPIIRQDGTEKNDCERNASRRLLSHVRKDHPHLGFIVTEDGLASNGPHIQDLRAHDMHFILGAKPGDHAFLFERATQAIDDGTAITWQTDDPDKSERKSYTAVAQLPLNAAHPDLMVNFVSCTVEKGKKSTTFSWVTDLPVEPREMMLPLIERGGRARWRIENETFNTLKNQDYHFEHNYGHGFKHLSTVLMMLMMLAFLVDQTSQLACPLFRAASAAMKSKRALWERLRALFFTAPFEDMEQLYRRIIRGFEDFPAPVNSS